The DNA region ATTCCTTCACGATTAAATACTATGTTTggcttattatttaaaatatctaatgcCCATTTCCCCactaacataaaattaataaaaaatgtaattcaaTGCATTGACTCACTGATTTAGCAAACATTTTATCCGCATTGCTGAACTTATAAAAAGTGCTAGGTCAGGAGTCTGAACAAAATGAAATAGACCTCTGCCACCATGGAGTTTACCAAGTTACCTTCAGGGGATACTCTAGAAGAGATCCTTGTGCTGAAAGATTGCAACTATGACATTTTATTCAATCAATGGCAGGACATTAAAAATTGCTTacattaaatgcatattgctgaGTTCCCACTGAAcacttgtttctaatttttaacaCATGGAAATGCTGCAGTACAATATACCACAGGCAATATATTGTAGAAATCACAACCATTTTCTTCTTATGTACCaacaaatattttggaagaggGAAATGAGAGATAAATCTTGTTTTCAATCAAATCGAAAAGATTTGAATAGGTAAGTGTGTATATAATGTTGTCAAAGATTCTTCACATTAATTTTGCAAACAGCCAGGATTTGGCTGCTAAAAAATTTCGAGACATTCATTGACTCCTTTACATCAGTGTTCACAGGGTCATATAATAAATACTGGAAAGTCTGGATGCCAAATAAACACAGTTTGATTTTAAAGTGTTTAATGCACATACTTTATTTAAATGTTGCTTTGAACACTGAGATATGATTTTAGTATGCTTACAGTTACTCTTaatacatacttttaaaacaATGGTCAAAGCAGCAATTACATCAGCCCGCTACAGAAGTGCTATACACCCAATTAGTATTTTggtaaattataaaacaaatgtaCACAAGAGCACTTTAGCAGAAACTAATTTGGGAGACAGCAAACTGCTAAATTCTGTACAGGAATCCAGTGGAAAAAGAGTCATTCTTGGAGATGGAACAACGCCATGACTTCACAGCCTAGAACGTGCAATATGACCATCAGTGGACCATTTCAACCATCTAACAACCAAGGGGAGCTGCCAGAGAGTCAGGCGGTCTCATGCCAGATGCCAAAAGCAACAGGCAGGTCATCACAGTTTGGCTTCTAAAGACATGACTTTTTATTTCTGCTGAAGTCATCCAGATAAGTGAACATAATAAATGCAATAAAACGTAACCCAACCAGAATTTTATGTCACTTTGCACAGACGCAGGTGTGTGAACTGAAGTGCtaaaggaaaatacaaatatatgtttGTGTTTAAGGGTTCAATGCTAAACTTTAACCATCCCTTCCCCCGCCGCACCTTGAGGCATTTTCTTATTATAATATTACTGTGAAATTAAATCCTTGTCCATTCttagaaagaaaactaaatgtCCTGTCTGATACTGAAGACTTAGCATAGGCCTACTCATTCTCTGCCaagatttgtttaaaaagaattaaattagaaaaaataatttctatttaaattacATGCTAACAATTCTTCTAAGTAAGTAATTTCCCATCATAGAGTACTGAAATTCAAAACTGATCCtgccaaaacttttttttttttcagaaaaagtgCATACAACTTTGACACACTTAACACAAGGGTCTGTAACAAATAAACGGTTGATGGAAAGCAGGACTGCATGTACACTTGAATATATAAGGTACTTAAGAATTTATACTTGTGAAAAATCACAatgatttttagaatattttgccAAATCAATGATGGCAAATAAAGTTAGGCAACACATTTTAGAAAGATGATTTATATACTACATATTAAATGAAAGGCAAACATAAATACAATTGATTTAAGTTTAATTACATTAGTATAATTTACACCATACCTATACCCACATGGTAATAGCCACATGGCAAATTCACAGTTATAACTGAAAAACTATTTAGAACAgtccttttgttccactactaTTTGCATAATTCCCAGTAATAGACTTAAAAGCATAATACATGTATGCTTATCTTTTATGgattataataatctataagtTATACTTCAACATTGTGGCTTGAAAAACAGACACTAGTGTGTTTTTACGCTTTAGTCAAAGCTGACTAGTTTCAGGTTTTAAAAACTTTCAGGTTGAGCAGAGCAAAATCCACTCCAGACCAAGGCCTACATGTCCTACAAATTCTTCTTTGTCACAGATGGCAATCCCCCCAATGCATCAGTGACTCTTAAACCTCTGAAGTCAACGACATCACTCCCactcttgttttttaaagtaaaagagagGAATAGCAATGTGaagaattcaaaacaaaaataaaacctacatttttAGAAGGTCATCTTGTGCTTTAGAGTTTCTGTTTGCTTGTTAGTTTGGAAACTCTCCATACTCCTAAATGTAGCTTCCATGTTTATGTCCCAAGACCCTActcagaaagagggagaaagttTTCCAGGTTTCTTAGCCTACCTTTGGTTCCTCACTTCCCAGGCAATGAATAGGAGACCATAtcctttcttgtaatgtttttctttcttttaccaaacttccttgaaaaaaaaaaaaacaccttgaaATATTTCCATACCACTTTTTCCCAAAGGATAATTCCTGATTAATACAGGCAGGAAAACTcaagatttattttcttccattcccaaAAAGGTGAGATGTGAATATTGATGTTGTGCCCTCTTCCTTCTAATAAGCCTTGAGTAAAACTTAAAAAGTCAACCTGAAAACTAAGAGTTGAAGGTACATCAACTTTAtcgttttggtttttcttttgtttccacagAACTCCACGTCATTCTTAACACTTCAGTATTTTTCTCACATCCTATTATTTTACATGCAAATTACAATATAGCAATGTAGCTTCAAATGCTGTTCTGTTCCTAGGTTTTTCCACATAAGTTACCCACCACAGAATATCTCCTACAGCCATTTTTCATCTATTTCCTTATCTCCCAGTAACCATTGGTTCTCCACTCTGAAACTTCCCTCAGTTTGTCAAGAATTCTTAGAGATAAACATATCAAGAATTGAAAGCTAACTGGTGAAGGAGCTATGCAGGATTGTTCCCTTTCATTTTCCATTAgtctaaaatatacatatgtacatacatctATCTACACATATAACAAATTTACACTGTCTGCAGAAATAAACTGCAGATGTAATTCCATACACACATTTAGAGATTCACATTTTAACAGCAAACTTACACACAGATATAAGGAAATATAGTTTTATACTCCTAAATTACATAGCAAGCTGGAATagataaggctttttttttttagatttattctttCTTAGGAGTCTTAGAAAAAGGAGACATAAACCTCAAGCTATGTCTGTAGCAGTTATCAGTCAATGTGGGATTATCTTTACTGACAAATTATCCGACTTGCTTACTCTATACAAAAAGCGATAATATAAACATGCTGTatacaaaacacaaaacataGAATTCGAGATAACAAATGGAAACTTTATACAAAATACTTGATACTGTCAGTATGTAACTCTGTATAGCTTTGACCAAAGAACTCTTAGCCTGGACATTCTTTTCTGATATGAAGGAATAGACATAGCTATATAGCATTCTTACCTACAGAAAAACAGGAATGAATTGGCTGGGGGCAGGAGAGACCTGGTGACACAGTTGAAATACGTAAGTGCACTGTTGTACATATGTATACAGCTTAGCAGTGTCATGCTAGCTGAATTAATTTCTTTTGCATTGTTACATTCACCAGTAGGTGATCCAGAGTACAAAATATAGTAACAGAGAACTCAGTTTTCATACTTACTGCTTGgtacagttattaaaaataaacacttgcAGATAACCATTGAGTAGCTGTCAAAATACTGACTAGTTTTGAAGAACTTGAAGGCAAGAACCTGGTCAAATGAATAAAGATCAGAAATGGTcaaaagaaattcatatagaaattTAACACTCAGCAAGTGTATCAAAACCATTTTTCATTTGCTCACTCAGAGACTCATTCACAATAGCTGAATTACACATATTTATACTGAGTATGTACAGTTAGTTGAACATAAATATGACAGGTATTTATGAAAAACTATGTAGATGGTTACTAAGTTTATAGTGCTTTGTGTACTGATCTAGTGAGTCCTAGGGTCACCTTGGTACAGTcgactttttaaaatcttatcaGTTTCTTGACACAATCAGTGAAGAACTGCACAGAAACTCCAAGTCCCAGCAAGTGATCAGTCCCATCGTCCACTGGAGGCAAAGCTTCTGCTGAATGAGAAGTTGATTTCAGAGGTCTTGTATTTTCCCCAAGCACCAAAAGGCACTACTACTGCAGTAGTGTTATcttcagtaccatactgtattgccTGCAAGTTATGGCAGGAAGGAAGAGATGAACAATGGAAATCAGAGTCTGTACAGAAAGAAATGGCCTTTCCCTGGAAGGCCAGACTGGTTTACAACATAGTTACTAACACAATTATTTCACAGTGGTTTGTATCAATCGCATATAGGATAACTGATGTCCCAAACAACTATATTAACTATATGCCACTGTAGCAGTTTTGGCAATAAATACACCAGTGGACTAAGGTACAAAATACATAGCTCCTGAAGAAGAAAacacatgtaaagcatttagcatagGGACTAATGCAGGGTTAAGGATTCAGTGTTAGCTCTCACCTAGCAATTCTGCTCCTAGGAATTTAGCTTAAAGAAATAATAACCTAAGGAAGTGGATGTGTGTAAAGATATAAAACTGTAAGAAAGTTTATTACCGTctatacaaaatagaaaattggCATAAACTAAACTTCCTACAGTGGAATTATAAATCAATTTTAGGAACTAATGCAAATAGCAAATTATATAGTCAGCATTAATAAGTGCTTGGGATTACAGCAAATGTATTTCAAAAGACCTCAGAGCCTGGGACttcctgggttcgatccctggtccgggaagatcccacatgccatggagcaactaaacccatgtgccacaactattgagcctgcgctctagagcccgtgtgccacaactactgagcctgcgctctaaagcccacgagccacaactactgaagcccgcgtgcctagagcccatgctccacaacaagagaagcctgcgcaccacaacgaggagtagtccctgctcgccgcaactagagaaagcccacgcacagcaacaaagacccaatgcagccaaaaataaataaataaatttatttatttaaaaaaaagaaaatacctcagAGCCTGAGGTCAAAACTCTGAAGAAAAAGATTGATAAAAAATATGtgatataggggcttccctggtggcacagtggttgataatctgcctgccaatgcagggaacacaggttcgagccctggtccgggaagatcccacatgccacagagcaactaagcccgtgcaccacaactactgagcctgcgctctagagcccgtgagccacaactagtgagcccacgagccacaactactgagcctgctctctagagcccacaagctacaactactgaagcccacacgcctagagcccatgctctgcaacaaagagaagccaccgcaatgagaagcccacgcaccacagctaagagtagcccctgctcaccgcaactggagaaagcctgcatgcagcaatgaagacccaatgcagccaaaaataaataaattaaataaataaagtaaaaaaaaaaaaaaaaaaaaagagctatctaTCCAAACAGAGTATTAACACatggaaattttacattttttttttactggctaTTATCCAGCTTCCAAATTTTAGCTCTGACTGGCACACCGACATACCACTCATCCATATAcctttttgtatttgtttgtttttacacacCCATTTTTCAAAACCAGAAATTGACTATGCTATAGTGTTTCTACATTGGATATTCATGTGGAGCCGTCTAGTTTAAAATGGTCCAGTGGCTGGATTCAGGAGCTCGGCTGTCTGGGTTTGAAGACCAGTTCTGTAACGTGACAATCTTGCCATCTTGAATAAGTTACTTAATGTCTCGGCCTCTGTGCCTCTGCTCTCGTCCTCTGTGAAGAAGGGATAATTCTAGCTCCAGCCTCAGAGGGTTATCGTGATGATTACATGAGTTAAATACATATGAATAGAAAAGTGCCTGACACACGGTGACATTAGTATTTGCTAATGTTATAATTTACCAGTGCTATTACTATCATTTCAAAATGTGTacaaagccaaaaaataaacatagcTCATTTCCTTGGCATATTAATTTTACTTAACTACTTGGAagaattgtaaaaaaattttttaattggaaatatTATGGAGTCAAGTGTAAAATTCAATGTAATACTAAAGCTAAAACACAAGATTTCAAAGAAATCTCCAGTCAGTGGTGGCCCCTCCAGGCTGCACCGAAACCTGCACCTGGCTTTGGCCTCTCCTCCCCGCCCTGGGACTTCTCTAGCAGAAGCTCTGCTGTGTCACCTGTTCAGTAACTGCATGGGCTGCTTCATTGGGATCATGGCACTGATTGACGAAGTCACAAATCTCTTGACTGTTTACCATGAAGTTAATTCCATCTGTAGTGAGGACCAGGAAGCTGTCATCAGCATGATGTAGCTGCAATCAGAACCAAATGCACAGGATTAGAAACTAGACTCAGCCTTAGAATAATCTTCATAATTCAACAATTTTATCTGTTTTCTGAGTGGTCATCCGTGTTTCAGAGCTTGTAGGCAAACAGAGTGAAAATGGAAGGCCTGCATTTAGGGCAAAAATGGCAACGTTTAGCATCAATCACTGAGGACAAACCTAACGTTTACTTAGTAACACCATGAGGAAGAAGCCAGAGAGCTAAATGCTGACACGCAGCTTGATGTAATGGCTGAGAGCACTGTCTCTGGAGTCAGGCTCCCTGGGTGTGAAACCCACCTCTATTTTTCAACGGGGCAAACATAGGTAGATTGAAGTATATATGCTCCAGATTTGTTTTCTCTGCAAAATGGGGTAGGAGTAGCTATTttgaacagagcctggcacatagtaaactgCTGTGTAAGTGTTTGTTAGACGAAATGAATATAAGTGGGATATCTGTAAGACATAAAATTGTTCAATAAATTAACAGTCATTTGCTGCCATTATTGGGAGCCTACACTATAATGTGCAGGTACTAGAGCAGGCTGGGGGTCGCACAGGTGAAGGGTCAGCTCACCACTGGGTGTATGCTGGGGGAAGTGTGGCGTAATGGGGGCAATGATTAGTAGCAAGCAGAAGATGTCACAAAAAGAGAGGTGGGACAATTATATAGCTTGGTGGAAAAAGGAAGTCAGGCTCAGCTTCCAAGGGAGAGTGATGCTGAATGATGAGGTGCAGGTGAGGAAGGGCCCCACAGTGATGCTTCCAGGCAAATTCCACAGCAGGGTGAAACAACGCCAACACTTCATCATACATTAGGCCAGGAAAATACTATCCTATTCTATCTGAAAAGTTTATCTGTCCTTCCATTAATAACTTCTGTTTAAAAgccattctggggacttcccttgtggtgcagtggttaagaatctgccttccagtgcaggggacgcgggttcaatccctggtcggggaactgagatcccgcatgccgcaggatgcggcaactaagcccgtgtgccgcaactactgagaccatgctctctggagcccgagcgccacaactagagaggagcccacacaccacgaggaagagcctgcgtgccacaacgaaaAGACCCAATGCGCCACAagtaagacccgacgcagcccaaaaccaataaataaataaatatttttttcaaaaactaaGAATAAATGTCACTCTGGCTTCAATTAAGGCTTCCAAGAAAgcctgcggctggggctggagacAATCCTGCATTCCTTCCTTGCCCGTGTATCAAGGGTTTGCAAGTCCTTTCTTACCTTAATCCTCTTTGTTTCCGGTTCTGCTATCACACCACTGGTTTTAAGATCCAGATCTCCAAGACTCCTGGTCATCGCGAGTCTGCCATTCACGTGAGGCTGTCCCAAACTATTCCAAGCTATAAAACCGCCACATTTCTTAATCCTGGtcgaaaaaaagttaaaagactaCGTTGTGATACCCAGAAAACCAAGGCTCCGTTAAACTTAAGCATGAAATCAGTTTAAAATGCAAGGTTTTATTTCTATCTTGAACTATATAAATACTATCCTTATAGAAAGATTGATGAGTGGAGGTGGTacctttctttttcatcttttctttctggagtATGGTCAATTGTCAGCTTCATGGGTTTTCCTTTTCTGCACAAAATAGCTCGGCTATCGCCAACACTGGCTACAACCAGTTCAATACCATCTCTCAAAAGGGCTACTGTTGCAGTAGTCCCAGAGGTCAAAAGGGTCGCTGCAGACACCATGAAAAAGAGTACAAGTCAGTGACAGTCCAATGATTGGATGTGGAATTTTTATTACAAGATAAAACTTAGGCATGTTAAACTAATGCTGAAATGTATCATTCTAATTTAACTAGAGctatgcaaataaaatgcaaatgaacTATGTAAGTAAGATCATGCAGAGAAAGAGGTATTTAATTCAGTAACAAGGCTCCATGCAAACAGAAAAGGTTGCTAACCTAATTTGGTAAAAAATGCATCACTGTCTCCAAGTGGCTTCTATTTATATACAGTAGGGTTCACTTGAATGGATCATTATTACCCCTTTGTGTGTACATCAGGTGTTGGGATTAAGAGTATTACATTTTAGATTGGCTAATATGGCAGGATGATTTAGGTCTACAGAGCCCATTCAGGCAAGCCAACTTTTCTAAAATCTATGCACTcagcttttttcttccatttcttaccCCTATCCTGTGAAATTATTATCAGTTAATAGGCTAAGCAAGATATGCCAAGTGCCTCACTGGCTCTTCAAGcactatattttatattctttccttctacacctgttttaattttacaaatgttcacccaaaaaaaaaaaaaaaaaagaaatcctaaaaCGTTTAAAGGTTCACATTCGTTTCTCATCTTTGTCCTCCCCAGACATGAAACAAAGGTACAGCCATCATTATATTAGGAGTAAATCTGGAGGGCAGGGAATGAAATTCATTCTAGTTTCCCATAAACTAGGTATAGTTCACACTTGTCGTTCCATCGAACAATCAGTCTGTCCCCAGATGCAGGACAGTGCTGCCAAGTGCTCATCCTGTGGTCAAGCCCGGGGCCCAGAGCACCCCAAGAATATTAATGTCCTCTGACCAATAACAAAATTATACGTTGCTTGGCTGGAGGTCACCGCTATTTCCTCCATCCAATCCAAAGTGCATTTTTGCATCTTTCTTTGGTGTATTCTAAGTGTCTCCCTGAGTTCTTTACTACTTGTTAAAATGTTTGAGGGTGCATTGAGCCTTGTCAAAGTGAGAATACTGTGAAATTATGGGctaaaaaggaaagcaaattgaaaaaattaaaaaagatagCATTTAAAGCAGGTATTATCTTCAGTAACATGGTTAATTCTTTAAAGCGTCTAAGTAAAATATTCAGGTGATCATCTAAAGATGATTTTGACTTCAAAGGCAGATTTAGGAAAAATGAAGTGCTATTGACTGACTGAGGCTcagtctttcccttttttttaaagacaattttaaaaacagcagtAATGCTGATTTTCCAATAAGTATATTAAAATGCCTGCTTTAATcagaagaggaaaatggaaaaaaaaaaacatgagtaaACCCTGCTTAATCTTCTATATCCGTGCCGAATTTACTTTATGGAGAAAGAGCATATATAGTTGCACTATCTTCCCATTTATCTCTTTTTGATTTTGGAACTGCTGTGCCAGAGTAGTATCATCTTggcaaaactaaaatatattacatatcatAGTTGTACAAGACAAACGTTTTAGTGTATCAGTGATGTTTATATTACAAATGTCAACTTGTGAGTGTCCTAAAACATTATACAAGGGAAGCTTTACAGTTGAACCTCTGTAATCGTTTCAAATGATGAGAAGAGCCAGGCGAGAAAACACAGGCGTTTACTCAGATGCTACCTGTCCAGGGAGTTTAGTATTCTCCTTTGTTTAAACTGACAGGAgcagcttttctctttttttttttggctgcgctacacagcagcacgtgggatctgagttccctgaccagggatcgaactggtgcCCCCTGTAGTgcaagctcggagtcttaaccaccagggaagtcccaggagcagctttttcttaaaagtgttttttaattggCTACGTCAAGAGTTAAAACCTCATAAATGAAAACTTCAAGTTTAGCTGCTTAGGATTATAATTCATGGCTCTGCCGTTTGGGAATTTAAAAGAGCTTGAGTTTTTAACCAACCCAACTTCACAGTTCCAAAATCCCAG from Mesoplodon densirostris isolate mMesDen1 chromosome 1, mMesDen1 primary haplotype, whole genome shotgun sequence includes:
- the PPM1K gene encoding protein phosphatase 1K, mitochondrial; this translates as MSTAALLTLVRSAGNQVRRRALLGARLLQDDRSVTPTCHSSTSETRCSRFDPDGSGRPATWDNFGIWDNRIDEPILLPPSIKYGKPIPKVSLANVGCASQIGKRKENEDRFGFAQLTDEVLYFAVYDGHGGPAAADFCHTHMEKCIQDLLPKEENLETVLTLAFLEIDKAFARHAHLSAVATLLTSGTTATVALLRDGIELVVASVGDSRAILCRKGKPMKLTIDHTPERKDEKERIKKCGGFIAWNSLGQPHVNGRLAMTRSLGDLDLKTSGVIAEPETKRIKLHHADDSFLVLTTDGINFMVNSQEICDFVNQCHDPNEAAHAVTEQAIQYGTEDNTTAVVVPFGAWGKYKTSEINFSFSRSFASSGRWD